From a region of the Mycobacteroides saopaulense genome:
- the purE gene encoding 5-(carboxyamino)imidazole ribonucleotide mutase, with the protein MSARVGLIMGSDSDWSVMSDAANALAEFEIPFEVGVVSAHRTPGRMLEYAQTAAERGIEVIIAGAGGAAHLPGMVASATPLPVIGVPVPLARLDGLDSLLSIVQMPAGVPVATVSIGGARNAGLLAARILGVSDAALRDKVVAFQASMEATVLEKDEALRRRLMGEEI; encoded by the coding sequence GTGAGCGCACGGGTCGGCTTGATCATGGGCAGCGACAGCGACTGGTCGGTGATGTCGGATGCCGCGAATGCCTTGGCGGAGTTTGAGATTCCGTTCGAGGTGGGTGTCGTCTCGGCGCACCGCACCCCCGGGCGCATGCTGGAGTACGCACAGACAGCCGCTGAGCGGGGCATTGAAGTGATCATCGCCGGCGCCGGTGGTGCCGCGCACCTGCCGGGCATGGTGGCCTCGGCGACCCCGCTGCCGGTGATCGGTGTGCCGGTACCGCTGGCCCGGCTGGACGGCCTGGATTCCCTGCTGTCCATCGTGCAGATGCCCGCCGGCGTTCCGGTCGCGACGGTGTCCATCGGTGGAGCCCGCAACGCCGGACTGCTTGCCGCACGAATCCTCGGCGTCTCCGACGCCGCGCTGCGGGACAAGGTCGTCGCCTTCCAGGCGAGCATGGAAGCCACCGTTTTGGAGAAAGACGAGGCCCTGCGGCGCAGACTGATGGGCGAAGAGATTTGA
- a CDS encoding 5-(carboxyamino)imidazole ribonucleotide synthase, translated as MSATPVVTMIGGGQLARMTHQASIALGQTLRVLAHAADEPAAQVTPDVVLGSHTDLDDLRRAAKDATVVTFDHEHVPTAFLETLQNEGVNVQPPPSALIYAQDKTFMRRKLRDIGAPVPGFADVRTVADVERFAAETGSRVVLKAVRGGYDGRGVWITDDLDEARAVAAEQLAAGVELLAEERVDMRRELSAMVARSPFGQGAAWPVVETVQRNGICAVVIAPAPELPENLALEAEQLALRIADELGVTGCLAVELFETNDGRLLVNELAMRPHNSGHWSMDGARTGQFEQHLRAVLDYPLGSTAPLAPVTVMANVLGAPETPAMSLDERMHHLMGRIPEAKVHLYGKGERPGRKLGHVNIQGRVDGSLADPHYVAEVRERAERAAHWLSHGIWTDGWRAHADER; from the coding sequence GTGTCCGCGACTCCCGTGGTCACCATGATCGGTGGCGGTCAGCTGGCCCGGATGACCCATCAGGCGTCGATCGCTCTCGGTCAGACCCTGCGGGTGCTGGCCCATGCCGCCGATGAACCGGCGGCTCAAGTAACCCCCGATGTCGTCCTTGGTTCGCATACCGACCTGGACGACCTGCGTCGTGCCGCCAAGGACGCCACCGTGGTCACCTTCGATCACGAGCATGTTCCCACCGCGTTCCTGGAAACCCTGCAGAACGAGGGCGTCAACGTGCAGCCGCCGCCGTCCGCCCTCATCTACGCGCAGGACAAGACGTTCATGCGGCGCAAGCTGCGGGACATCGGCGCGCCGGTGCCTGGTTTCGCCGACGTCCGAACCGTCGCCGATGTCGAGCGATTCGCCGCGGAGACGGGTAGCCGGGTCGTGCTGAAGGCGGTGCGTGGCGGATACGACGGTCGCGGGGTGTGGATCACCGATGATCTCGACGAGGCGCGTGCGGTGGCCGCCGAGCAACTGGCCGCCGGAGTGGAGCTGCTTGCCGAGGAGCGCGTGGACATGCGGCGCGAACTGTCGGCCATGGTGGCCCGCTCTCCCTTTGGGCAGGGTGCCGCCTGGCCGGTGGTGGAAACCGTTCAGCGGAACGGGATTTGCGCCGTGGTGATCGCTCCGGCGCCCGAATTGCCCGAGAACCTGGCGCTGGAAGCTGAGCAGCTGGCGTTGCGGATCGCCGACGAACTCGGTGTGACCGGGTGTCTGGCGGTGGAGCTGTTCGAAACCAACGACGGTCGGCTGCTGGTCAACGAGTTGGCGATGCGACCGCACAATTCCGGGCATTGGAGCATGGACGGCGCGCGGACCGGGCAGTTCGAGCAGCACCTGCGTGCCGTGCTGGATTACCCGCTCGGCTCCACCGCGCCGCTGGCCCCCGTCACCGTGATGGCGAACGTGCTGGGTGCGCCGGAGACGCCGGCGATGTCGCTCGACGAGCGCATGCACCACCTGATGGGCCGCATCCCGGAGGCGAAGGTGCATCTGTACGGCAAGGGCGAGCGCCCGGGCCGCAAGCTCGGGCATGTGAATATTCAAGGCCGCGTGGATGGTTCGCTGGCCGACCCGCACTATGTCGCGGAGGTCCGCGAGCGCGCCGAGCGCGCGGCGCACTGGTTGTCACACGGGATATGGACGGATGGTTGGCGGGCACATGCTGATGAGCGCTAA
- a CDS encoding quinone oxidoreductase family protein: protein MAYAVRIHETGGPEVLRGANVRVGDPGPGEVRIRHHAVGLNFADTYFRTGVYPVALPAGMGVEASGVIEATGPGVREFTVGERVTYTGSPLGAYSTERVMSAAHLIALPDDVSFDTASAVTMRGLTTAYLLRRIHPLRPGDTVLLHAAAGGVGLMFLQWAKLLGVNVIGTVSTEQKAEIARANGCAHVLIYPREDVARRVRELTDGAGVSVVYDGIGQTTHQSSLDSLARRGLLVCFGTASGPVPPIDAMQLAAKGSLYVTRPALADYIADPAERAELAGELFGHIAAHRIRVDIGRRYALDEAVQAHRDLESGVTVGQSVFSL, encoded by the coding sequence ATGGCCTACGCGGTACGGATTCACGAGACCGGCGGACCGGAGGTTCTGCGCGGGGCGAACGTTCGAGTCGGTGACCCGGGACCCGGCGAAGTGAGGATTCGGCATCACGCGGTGGGTTTGAACTTCGCGGACACCTATTTCCGGACCGGTGTGTACCCCGTAGCGCTGCCCGCGGGTATGGGGGTGGAGGCGTCGGGTGTCATCGAGGCGACCGGGCCCGGGGTGCGCGAGTTCACCGTGGGTGAGCGGGTCACGTACACGGGCAGCCCGTTGGGTGCCTACAGCACCGAACGCGTCATGTCCGCCGCGCATCTCATCGCTCTGCCCGACGACGTTTCCTTCGATACCGCATCGGCTGTCACCATGCGGGGACTGACCACCGCATACCTGCTGCGGCGGATTCATCCGCTGCGGCCTGGAGACACCGTGCTGCTGCACGCCGCCGCGGGCGGCGTCGGGCTGATGTTCCTGCAGTGGGCGAAGCTGCTGGGCGTCAACGTCATTGGCACCGTCTCTACCGAGCAAAAGGCCGAGATTGCCCGGGCCAACGGTTGCGCGCACGTGCTCATCTACCCGCGGGAGGATGTTGCCCGACGGGTACGCGAGCTCACCGATGGAGCGGGAGTTTCCGTCGTCTACGACGGAATCGGCCAGACGACCCATCAATCCTCACTGGACTCGCTGGCGCGGCGGGGGCTGCTGGTGTGTTTCGGCACCGCATCGGGGCCGGTGCCGCCGATCGATGCGATGCAGTTGGCGGCCAAGGGGTCGCTATACGTCACCAGACCGGCGCTGGCCGACTACATCGCCGACCCGGCCGAGCGGGCAGAGCTTGCCGGGGAGTTGTTCGGGCATATCGCCGCGCACCGGATACGCGTCGACATCGGGCGCCGCTACGCGCTCGACGAGGCCGTGCAGGCGCATCGCGATCTGGAGTCCGGTGTCACGGTCGGGCAGTCCGTCTTCTCACTGTGA
- a CDS encoding AraC family transcriptional regulator has translation MDVRLVRFAALSGYVEVAKAAGLDPARMLLDQGLDPVGLMQPDRWVAVGAVAALLEASADASGLDDFGLRLAERRRLSSLGPLSLVLREQSTVRDVVTLLCRHESMYNESLRIRVAERGGIAAIRLVLDLEETGESTQSTDLAMAALAGVLRTFLGNMWQPLKVNLRRATSSDPRMHHRAFGPHIEFAQPLDEILVYATDLDRRNDSFDPLLREYSQTILESPDRPRDTTMVDRVRDLIELLLPLGRCSVEHVARSLGADRRTIHRHLASEGTSFSALLDATRLELADHLVTSDRHSLTEVSEMLGFSSPSNFSRWFRTHRGTSPRAWRNVHADSGPGGN, from the coding sequence ATGGACGTCCGACTTGTGCGATTCGCGGCCTTGAGCGGATACGTCGAGGTGGCGAAGGCGGCCGGCCTGGACCCGGCGCGCATGCTGTTGGACCAGGGGCTCGACCCGGTGGGGCTGATGCAACCCGACCGTTGGGTGGCCGTCGGTGCGGTCGCGGCGCTCTTGGAGGCGTCCGCCGACGCCAGCGGGCTGGATGACTTCGGCCTCCGACTGGCCGAACGGCGTCGGCTGTCGAGCCTCGGGCCGCTTAGCTTGGTGTTACGGGAACAATCCACGGTGCGCGACGTGGTCACGCTGTTGTGCCGACACGAATCGATGTACAACGAGTCCCTGCGGATCCGGGTCGCCGAGCGCGGGGGAATCGCCGCCATCCGGCTGGTTCTCGATCTGGAGGAAACCGGTGAGAGCACCCAATCCACCGATTTGGCGATGGCGGCGCTCGCCGGCGTGCTCCGCACCTTCCTGGGCAACATGTGGCAGCCGCTGAAGGTCAACCTCCGGCGTGCGACCTCTTCTGATCCACGAATGCATCACCGCGCCTTCGGGCCACACATCGAGTTCGCACAACCGCTCGACGAGATCCTGGTGTACGCCACCGATCTTGACCGCCGGAACGACAGCTTCGACCCCCTGCTGCGTGAATACAGCCAAACAATTCTCGAGTCGCCGGACCGGCCTCGGGACACGACGATGGTCGATCGTGTCCGAGATCTCATCGAGCTGCTGTTGCCACTGGGGCGCTGCTCGGTGGAGCACGTCGCCCGAAGCCTGGGAGCCGACCGCCGAACCATCCATCGTCATCTGGCCAGTGAAGGCACGAGTTTCAGCGCCCTGTTGGACGCCACCCGGCTCGAATTGGCCGACCACCTCGTCACGAGCGACCGCCATAGCCTGACCGAGGTCTCCGAAATGCTGGGGTTTTCGTCTCCCAGTAACTTCAGCCGCTGGTTCCGCACCCATCGCGGGACGAGCCCGCGAGCATGGCGCAATGTGCACGCCGACTCCGGTCCTGGCGGCAACTGA
- a CDS encoding GtrA family protein has protein sequence MSFADATIARLPRFIRPVAERHHELIKFGIVGATTFIIDSGIFYALKLTILEPKPLTAKIISGIIAVIASYILNREWSFRDRGGRERHHEALLFFAVSGMGVIIAMIPLWVSSYIFELRVPNVSLTVENIADFISAYIIGNLLQMAFRFWAFRRWVFPDEFGRHPEQPVALVTTEPSDEDEPENVTPLHPHSGLPNSATVHHGTEVGRGLYGSAHHVAGGRSRPRPVERLSPSSEPRVSKTS, from the coding sequence GTGTCTTTCGCCGATGCCACCATCGCCCGGCTGCCCCGGTTCATCCGGCCTGTCGCCGAGCGGCACCACGAGCTGATCAAGTTCGGAATTGTCGGCGCCACCACGTTCATCATCGACTCGGGCATCTTCTACGCGCTCAAGCTGACGATCCTGGAGCCCAAGCCCCTCACCGCCAAGATCATCTCCGGCATCATCGCCGTCATCGCCTCCTACATCCTCAACAGGGAGTGGAGTTTCCGGGACCGGGGCGGCCGGGAGCGCCACCACGAGGCGCTGCTGTTCTTCGCGGTCAGCGGCATGGGCGTGATCATCGCGATGATTCCGCTGTGGGTGTCGAGCTACATCTTCGAGCTGCGCGTACCGAATGTCAGCCTGACGGTGGAGAACATCGCCGACTTCATCAGCGCGTACATCATCGGCAACCTGCTGCAGATGGCGTTCCGTTTCTGGGCCTTCCGCCGCTGGGTGTTCCCCGACGAGTTCGGGCGCCATCCGGAGCAGCCCGTGGCCTTGGTGACCACCGAGCCCTCCGACGAGGACGAGCCCGAGAACGTCACGCCGCTGCACCCGCATTCGGGGCTGCCCAACAGCGCCACCGTGCATCACGGCACCGAGGTCGGACGCGGCCTATACGGCTCGGCGCATCACGTGGCGGGCGGCCGTTCCCGGCCGCGCCCGGTGGAGCGGCTGTCGCCCTCTTCGGAACCGAGGGTGTCGAAGACCTCGTGA
- a CDS encoding PH domain-containing protein, translating to MGYPENVLADDEQVVLHRHPHWKRLIGPALVLILSTGAAAFVAAMVDNTDWQPTAKNVVMIAIGVVWLVLVGWLSVWPFLNWLTTHFVITDRRVMFRHGLLSRSGIDIPLARVNSVEFRHGLVDRILRTGTLIIESASQDPLEFHEIPRVEYVHSLLYHEVFDTLGSEEGDSRSTGRGRERPPAT from the coding sequence GTGGGGTATCCGGAAAACGTGCTCGCCGACGACGAGCAGGTGGTGTTGCATCGCCATCCACATTGGAAGCGGCTGATCGGGCCCGCGCTGGTGTTGATTCTGTCGACCGGTGCCGCCGCCTTCGTGGCCGCGATGGTCGACAACACGGACTGGCAGCCCACCGCGAAGAACGTGGTGATGATCGCCATCGGTGTGGTCTGGCTGGTGCTGGTCGGTTGGCTGAGTGTGTGGCCGTTCCTGAACTGGTTGACCACCCACTTCGTCATCACCGACCGGCGGGTGATGTTCCGTCACGGATTGCTGAGCCGTTCGGGGATCGATATCCCGCTGGCACGGGTCAACAGTGTCGAGTTCCGGCACGGCCTGGTCGACAGGATTCTGCGCACCGGCACGCTGATCATCGAATCGGCGTCACAGGACCCGCTGGAATTTCATGAGATACCGCGAGTGGAATACGTCCACTCGCTGCTGTATCACGAGGTCTTCGACACCCTCGGTTCCGAAGAGGGCGACAGCCGCTCCACCGGGCGCGGCCGGGAACGGCCGCCCGCCACGTGA
- a CDS encoding biotin--[acetyl-CoA-carboxylase] ligase, whose amino-acid sequence MTSDRLTLTDSPGGLWRRIDVVDETGSTNADLVARASAGEDIDGVVLLAEHQSAGRGRHGRSWGAPAHTQLSMSVGIGVGEVPPDRWGLIPLLAGVAIVDAVAEVSGIQAGLKWPNDVLVEGRKLCGILAEVATPQSAIVLGLGLNATFTEHELPDPNATSLTILGWANPDRNALARAVLRELSGRIEHWRSARGVDERLLEDYRQRSVTLGSRVRAELPGERELIGVAVGLGDDGQLRIEDADGTVTAVTAGDITHLRPLTGQ is encoded by the coding sequence GTGACTTCGGACAGACTCACCCTTACCGACAGCCCCGGCGGACTATGGCGTCGCATCGACGTCGTCGACGAAACCGGATCCACCAACGCCGATCTGGTGGCACGAGCATCGGCAGGGGAGGACATCGACGGCGTCGTGCTGCTCGCTGAGCACCAGAGCGCCGGACGCGGCCGCCACGGCCGCAGCTGGGGCGCCCCGGCGCACACCCAACTGTCGATGTCGGTGGGCATCGGGGTGGGAGAGGTGCCTCCGGACCGGTGGGGACTGATACCGCTGTTGGCCGGGGTGGCGATCGTCGACGCCGTCGCCGAGGTCAGCGGAATCCAGGCCGGACTCAAATGGCCGAATGACGTGCTGGTGGAGGGGCGCAAGCTCTGCGGGATCCTCGCCGAGGTCGCGACGCCCCAGTCGGCCATCGTGCTTGGGCTCGGGCTCAACGCCACCTTCACCGAACATGAGTTGCCCGACCCCAACGCAACGTCCCTGACGATCCTCGGCTGGGCCAACCCGGACCGCAACGCGCTGGCACGCGCGGTACTGCGAGAACTGAGTGGCCGCATCGAGCACTGGCGGAGCGCCCGGGGTGTCGACGAGAGACTGTTGGAGGACTACCGGCAGCGCAGTGTCACCCTGGGTTCGCGGGTGCGCGCGGAACTTCCGGGCGAGCGCGAACTGATCGGCGTCGCGGTCGGGCTCGGCGATGACGGACAGCTGCGTATCGAGGATGCCGATGGCACCGTCACCGCGGTCACGGCCGGCGACATTACGCATCTGCGGCCGCTGACCGGGCAGTAA
- a CDS encoding Rieske 2Fe-2S domain-containing protein gives MTDEAIREIDSGTAMTRFARGWHCLGLAESFQDGQPHGIEAFGTKLVVFADSHGDIKVLDGYCRHMGGDLSQGTIKDDNVACPFHDWRWGGDGKCKLVPYAKRTPKLARTRSWPTLEVNGQLLVWHDPEGSTPPPELAPPTIEGFEEGKWSSWQWNSILIEGSHCREIVDNNVDMAHFFYIHHAYPTYFKNVIEGQTASQFMESKPRPDYVPNPEKLWEGTGVRSEATYFGPAYMIDWIHNDLGPGFTVEVALINCHYPVTHDSFVLQWGVAIQEMPDLPPENARKLAAAMARSFGDGFLEDVEIWKNKTRIDNPLLTQEDGAVYQHRRWYEQFYVNQADVTPDMTERFEIEVDTTHAHDVWVHEVEENLAERAAAATS, from the coding sequence ATGACTGACGAGGCGATTCGCGAAATCGACAGCGGCACAGCGATGACGAGGTTTGCCCGGGGATGGCACTGTCTGGGCTTGGCCGAGTCGTTCCAGGACGGACAGCCGCACGGCATCGAGGCGTTCGGTACCAAGCTGGTGGTGTTCGCCGACTCGCACGGCGATATCAAGGTGTTGGACGGATATTGCCGCCACATGGGCGGCGACCTGTCACAGGGCACGATCAAGGACGACAACGTGGCCTGCCCGTTCCACGATTGGCGCTGGGGCGGTGACGGCAAGTGCAAGCTGGTGCCCTACGCCAAGCGCACCCCCAAGCTGGCCCGCACCCGCAGCTGGCCCACTCTTGAGGTGAACGGTCAGCTGCTGGTGTGGCACGACCCGGAAGGGTCCACGCCGCCCCCGGAGCTGGCTCCGCCGACGATCGAAGGCTTCGAGGAAGGGAAATGGTCGTCGTGGCAATGGAATTCGATCCTCATCGAGGGGTCGCACTGTCGCGAGATCGTCGACAACAACGTGGACATGGCGCACTTCTTCTACATCCACCACGCCTATCCCACGTATTTCAAGAATGTCATCGAGGGGCAGACGGCAAGCCAGTTCATGGAGTCCAAGCCGCGGCCCGACTATGTTCCGAACCCTGAAAAGCTTTGGGAAGGAACGGGTGTGCGCTCGGAGGCGACGTATTTCGGGCCCGCGTACATGATCGACTGGATTCACAACGACCTCGGTCCGGGATTCACCGTGGAGGTAGCGCTCATCAACTGCCACTACCCGGTGACGCATGACTCCTTTGTGCTGCAGTGGGGTGTCGCCATCCAGGAGATGCCCGACCTGCCGCCGGAGAATGCGCGCAAGCTCGCCGCCGCGATGGCCAGATCGTTTGGCGATGGATTCTTGGAGGATGTCGAGATCTGGAAGAACAAGACGCGGATCGATAATCCGTTGCTCACGCAGGAGGACGGCGCGGTCTATCAGCACCGCCGCTGGTATGAGCAGTTCTATGTGAACCAGGCCGACGTCACCCCGGATATGACCGAGCGGTTCGAGATCGAGGTGGACACCACGCACGCCCACGACGTGTGGGTGCACGAGGTCGAAGAGAATCTCGCCGAGCGAGCGGCCGCGGCAACTTCCTGA
- a CDS encoding AMP-binding protein: protein MTAESIPRPGIAAMLLERVGDSHPGLRTRDRDWTWDQVIGESAARATLARKLRTDGPFHIGVLLENVPDFIFWLGGAALSGATIVGINPTRGPAEMAAEIRHTDCQLIVTDTQHLDRLRGLDLGVTADRLLVVDSPEYLAQIHENRTPAAISDGVSADSLFLLLFTSGTTGASKAVKCSQGRLAQIAHLATEKFGHVRSDVDYCCMPLFHGNALMALWAPALANGATVCLTPAFSASRFLPDVRYFGATFFTYVGKALGYLLATPERSDDADNPLVRGFGTEASPEDQAEFRRRFGAELLEGYGSSEGGGAVVRDPEAPSGALGRPAHDGVAIVDPQTLRDCGAAVLDEHGRVLNPDEAVGEIVDKQGRRGFEGYYKNDDADADRVRNGWYWTGDLGYLDGAGFMYFAGRRGDWIRVDGENISALTIERVLRRHPAVIAAGVYAVPDPRSGDQVMASIEVVDPDTFDVDGFTDYLSTQEDLGSKGIPRFLRVSARLPVTGSNKVLKRELQEQRWHTDEPVFRWAGRGAPLFRRMSSDDKTELDAQFTAYGRQRLL from the coding sequence ATGACCGCTGAGTCCATTCCCCGACCCGGTATCGCGGCCATGCTCCTGGAGCGCGTCGGCGACAGCCATCCGGGATTGCGTACCCGCGACCGCGACTGGACGTGGGATCAGGTGATCGGTGAGTCCGCCGCGCGGGCGACGCTTGCGCGAAAGCTGCGAACCGATGGGCCTTTTCACATCGGTGTGCTGCTGGAGAACGTCCCCGATTTCATCTTCTGGTTGGGCGGCGCCGCGCTGAGCGGGGCGACCATCGTCGGCATCAACCCGACGCGCGGACCGGCGGAGATGGCCGCCGAGATCCGTCACACCGACTGTCAGCTGATTGTCACCGACACTCAGCATCTCGACCGGCTACGGGGTCTCGATCTCGGTGTGACGGCCGACCGGCTGCTGGTGGTCGACAGCCCCGAGTATCTCGCACAGATCCACGAGAACCGCACTCCGGCAGCGATTTCCGACGGGGTGAGTGCCGATTCGTTGTTTCTGCTGCTGTTCACCTCTGGCACGACCGGCGCCTCCAAGGCGGTGAAATGCAGTCAGGGTCGACTGGCTCAGATCGCGCACCTGGCCACCGAGAAATTCGGGCACGTCCGCTCCGATGTCGACTATTGCTGCATGCCGTTGTTCCACGGGAACGCGCTGATGGCGTTATGGGCACCTGCGCTGGCCAACGGAGCGACGGTCTGTTTGACCCCAGCCTTCTCCGCGTCGCGATTTCTGCCCGACGTGCGGTACTTCGGTGCGACCTTCTTCACCTACGTCGGCAAGGCGCTCGGATATCTGTTGGCCACCCCGGAGCGATCCGACGACGCCGACAACCCGCTGGTGCGCGGATTCGGTACCGAGGCCTCACCCGAGGATCAGGCTGAGTTCCGGCGGCGGTTCGGCGCGGAGCTGCTCGAGGGCTACGGATCCAGCGAGGGCGGGGGAGCGGTGGTACGGGACCCCGAGGCGCCGTCCGGTGCGTTGGGGCGTCCCGCCCACGACGGTGTCGCGATCGTCGACCCGCAGACGCTACGGGACTGTGGTGCAGCCGTTCTCGACGAGCATGGACGCGTGCTCAACCCGGATGAGGCGGTCGGCGAGATCGTGGACAAACAGGGCCGGCGCGGCTTCGAGGGCTACTACAAGAACGACGATGCCGACGCCGATCGCGTCCGCAACGGGTGGTACTGGACCGGCGATCTCGGGTACCTCGACGGCGCAGGGTTCATGTACTTCGCGGGCCGTCGCGGCGACTGGATCCGGGTGGACGGCGAGAACATCTCGGCGCTGACCATCGAGCGGGTGCTGCGACGTCACCCCGCGGTGATCGCTGCCGGTGTCTACGCGGTACCCGACCCGCGTTCGGGCGATCAGGTGATGGCCTCCATCGAAGTGGTCGACCCGGACACCTTCGACGTGGACGGGTTCACCGACTATCTGTCGACACAGGAGGATTTGGGAAGCAAGGGAATTCCGCGCTTTCTCCGGGTTTCGGCCCGCCTGCCCGTTACGGGCTCCAACAAGGTGCTCAAACGCGAACTGCAGGAGCAGCGCTGGCATACCGACGAGCCCGTGTTCCGTTGGGCGGGCCGAGGCGCCCCGCTGTTCCGGCGCATGAGTTCGGATGACAAAACCGAACTCGACGCTCAATTCACGGCATATGGACGACAACGGCTGCTGTAG
- a CDS encoding acyl-CoA carboxylase subunit beta, whose translation MTTTEPDIHTTAGKLADLRRRSEETLHPVGEAAVEKIHAKGKLTARERIYALLDEGSFVELDALAKHRSSNFGMEAKRPLGDGVVTGFGTIDGRDVCIFSQDVSVFGGSLGEVYGEKIVKVQQLAIKTGRPLIGINEGAGARIQEGVVSLGLYSQIFHNNIIASGVIPQISLIMGPAAGGHVYSPALTDFIIMVDQTSQMFITGPDVIKTVTGEDVTMEELGGAHTHEAKSGTAHYVASGEQDAFDYVRDVLSYLPSNNASEPPRYPGPEPTDGAIADHLTDEDVELDTLIPDSPNQPYDMHEVITRILDDDEFLEVQAGYAQNIIVGFGRVDGRSVGIVANQPTQFAGCLDINASEKAARFIRTCDCFGVPIITLVDVPGFLPGTEQEYNGIIRRGAKLLYAYGEATVPKITVITRKAYGGAYCVMGSKDMGADVNVAWPTAQIAVMGASGAVGFVYRSQLAEASKSGEDVDALRLQLQAEYEDTLVNPYMAAERGYVDAVIPPSHTRGYIATSLRLLDRKIVRLPPKKHGNIPL comes from the coding sequence ATGACGACCACCGAGCCCGATATCCACACCACTGCGGGCAAGCTCGCCGATCTGCGCCGGCGCAGCGAGGAAACGCTGCACCCGGTCGGTGAGGCCGCCGTCGAGAAGATCCACGCCAAGGGCAAGCTGACCGCCCGCGAGCGCATCTACGCGCTGCTGGACGAGGGCTCGTTCGTGGAACTGGACGCGCTGGCCAAGCACCGCAGCTCCAACTTCGGCATGGAGGCCAAGCGACCGCTCGGCGACGGCGTGGTTACGGGTTTCGGCACCATCGACGGCCGTGACGTCTGCATCTTCAGCCAGGATGTCTCTGTCTTCGGCGGCAGCCTCGGCGAGGTCTACGGCGAGAAGATCGTCAAGGTGCAGCAGCTGGCCATCAAGACCGGCCGCCCGCTGATCGGCATCAACGAAGGTGCCGGCGCCCGCATCCAGGAGGGTGTGGTGTCGCTGGGCCTATACAGCCAGATCTTCCACAACAACATCATCGCCTCGGGCGTCATCCCGCAGATCTCGCTGATCATGGGCCCGGCCGCTGGTGGGCACGTGTACTCCCCCGCGTTGACCGACTTCATCATCATGGTCGACCAGACCAGCCAGATGTTCATCACCGGTCCCGACGTCATCAAGACCGTCACCGGCGAGGACGTCACCATGGAAGAGCTGGGTGGTGCGCACACCCACGAAGCCAAGTCCGGCACCGCGCACTATGTCGCCTCCGGCGAACAGGACGCGTTCGACTACGTCCGCGATGTCCTGAGCTACCTGCCGTCCAACAATGCCTCCGAGCCCCCGCGCTACCCGGGCCCCGAGCCCACCGACGGCGCGATCGCGGACCACCTCACCGACGAAGACGTCGAGCTGGACACCCTGATCCCGGATTCTCCGAACCAGCCGTACGACATGCACGAGGTCATCACCCGCATCCTCGATGACGACGAGTTCCTCGAAGTGCAGGCCGGCTACGCGCAGAACATCATCGTCGGCTTCGGCCGGGTCGACGGCCGCAGCGTCGGCATCGTGGCCAACCAGCCCACCCAGTTCGCCGGCTGCCTGGACATCAACGCCTCGGAGAAGGCCGCGCGGTTCATCCGCACCTGCGACTGCTTCGGCGTCCCGATCATCACTCTGGTGGATGTGCCCGGCTTCCTGCCCGGCACCGAGCAGGAGTACAACGGCATCATCCGTCGCGGCGCCAAGCTGCTCTACGCGTACGGCGAGGCCACCGTCCCGAAGATCACGGTCATCACACGCAAGGCCTACGGCGGCGCGTACTGCGTCATGGGTTCCAAGGACATGGGTGCCGACGTCAACGTCGCCTGGCCCACCGCACAGATCGCCGTCATGGGCGCCTCCGGCGCGGTCGGGTTCGTGTATCGCTCGCAACTGGCCGAGGCTTCCAAGAGCGGTGAAGACGTCGACGCGCTTCGTCTGCAGTTGCAGGCCGAGTACGAGGACACCCTGGTGAACCCGTACATGGCTGCCGAGCGCGGATACGTGGATGCGGTCATCCCCCCGTCGCACACTCGCGGCTACATCGCCACCTCGCTGCGCTTGCTCGATCGCAAGATCGTGCGGCTCCCACCGAAGAAGCACGGAAACATTCCGCTGTGA
- a CDS encoding acyl-CoA carboxylase epsilon subunit — protein sequence MTNEEGASVTDETSETVTTEADSGKVKAADVQVLSGNPTDEEIAALVAALSALASKSEAADLKPRNLWAEPIDMLRYSPQSWQRVTLFERAKLARPQGSY from the coding sequence GTGACGAATGAAGAAGGTGCGTCCGTGACCGACGAGACCAGCGAGACCGTAACCACCGAAGCCGATTCCGGGAAGGTCAAGGCTGCCGACGTGCAGGTGCTCAGCGGCAACCCAACCGATGAGGAGATCGCGGCGCTGGTCGCGGCGCTCAGCGCGCTGGCCTCCAAGTCCGAGGCCGCCGACCTCAAACCCCGGAACCTCTGGGCCGAGCCGATCGACATGCTGCGCTACAGCCCACAGAGCTGGCAGCGGGTCACGCTCTTCGAGCGCGCCAAGCTGGCTCGCCCGCAGGGTTCTTACTAA